The sequence below is a genomic window from Staphylococcus ratti.
TATACATAGTTTAAGAAAAACTAGGTTGTTTTTATGTGTTATAACATGAATAAGTATACTGAGAAAAAAAAGAGAAATCAAGTGTTTCAGAATTTTATCAAACGTCATATTGGGGAAAATCAAATGGAATTAGTAAGGGAATGTAATACGTTTTTATCATTTGTTACAGACAAAACGCTTGAAAAGAAAAAGTTATATAAAGCGAATCCTTGCAAAAATCGTTTTTGCCCAGTTTGTTCATGGCGTAAAGCGCGCAAAGATGCGCTAGGTTTATCTTTAATGATGCAGTATGTTAAGCAACATAAGCAAAAAGAATTCATTTTTTTGACTTTAACTACACCGAATGTAAAAGTTAATTACCTTGAAGATGAAATAAAAAACTATAATAAATCTTTCAAAAAAATGTTTGAACGAAAAAAGGTAAGAATGATTTCTAAGGGTTATGTTCGTAAATTAGAGATTACTTATAACAAAAAAGATGATACATATAATCCTCATTTTCACGTATTGATTGCGGTTAATAAATCTTATTTCAAAGATACTAAAGTTTATATTAAGCAAAAAGAATGGTTAGATTTATGGCGAGATGTTACAAATATGCCAGAAATTACGCAAGTCTATATTCAGAAGATAAGACAAAATGATAATAAAGAACTTTATGAAATGGCAAAGTACTCTGGAAAAGATAGTGATTATTTAGTAAATCAGAAAGTCTTTGATGCATTTTATAAATCTCTTAAAGGGAAACAAGTTTTGGTTTATTCGGGACTTTTTAAGGAAGCGAGAAAGAAATTAAAAAATGGTGAGTTGGATTACTTAAGAGAAATCGATCTAACAGAATACATTTATCAAATTTTCTATATTTGGAATAAAAAAGAGTATTTAGCAAGTGAGTTACATGATTTGAGTGAACAAGAAAAAAGAGAAATTAATAAGCGAATGATAAGTGAAATAGAGGAAGAATAAATAAAATTTTTAAGTTCCTTGTTATGTCTGGGTTCTAGTAGATATATTATTAATACGCATGACATGAAGCGTAGGTCTGAGGGTGCCAACAGAGTTGGCAAGGCGGAGCCGACCCAGCAGAGCGGTCAGACAAGCGAAATAGAATGCGTGGGCGAAGCCCTAAAAATAATAAAAATTCCTCTTATTCAGCACATATTTGAGTTCTGAGCGACGAAAAAATAAAGGTATTAAAAAATATGTGTTTTTGATGTTTGCTTTAAATACCCCTTTAAAATGCAAAATAAGGCTATTGAATTTTTGTTTTAATACAACAACACTTTAGTGGTGTGTAAGTGCGCCCTTAGAAATCACAGATAAAAATAAAAAGAACTTAATTAAACAGAGTTTAACTAAGATAGTCACGAAAAAAACTTTATTGTAAATGTCGAGTTTCTTCAATGTCCGAAATCAAGATATGAATTATGGTATGAATGAGATTAAGGGATAATTCTACTTTTTCATGGCATAATTGAAGATTTATTTAGGATAAGTTACATACATAATTCAACCGTACTTTTATGCCGAGAAAATTTATTGATGTTGAGAGGAACCCTTAACTAAACTTGTAGACGAATGTCGGTATAGCGTGAGCTATTAAACCGACCATTCGACAAGTTTAGGGTTTGTTAAGGGTTCAGAGGCTCAACGTCAATAAAGCAATTGGAATAAATCGATATAGTTATAGTTTATTTAAAGTTAATAATTTTTGTTTTAAAGTTTCTCTTTTTTTGTCAAGGGTAATGTTAGAGTATAAAATGTAACTTTTAGCATCCGGTTTAATATAATTATATTTTCTAGAAAGGAGAATGTATTATGGCGGAAAAAGATAAGAATAATAATGCTATGAGTAAAAGTGAAGCTGGTAAAAAAGGTGGAGAAAAAACCTCTCAAAACCATGACAAAGACTTCTATGAAAAAATAGGTGAAAAAGGCGGAGAGAAAACTTCTCAAAATCACGATAAAGAATTTTACGAAGAAATCGGTAAAAAAGGCGGAAAAAATAATTCTAAAAAATAGATTATTTTAATTTTTACTGATAAAAGCTAGTTTCTTTTAAAAGAAACTAGCTTTTTTTATTTGTTGTTTTTTATAATTTATAATGAACATGCTGCGGCAAATGCTGTTCCACATACTGCCTGACACGTTCCACCTGCTATTGGATTTACAATTAGCCATATACCGCAGTAGTGTGCGCATGCTAGTAGACCGCCCATGCTACAAGCAAAAGCTTTGCCATTCCATGTAAAACCGTAAGTAGTAGAGTCTTTTTTCTCTATGTAATTTTTATTTACAAGTATTTTATCTTTTGCGTTTTTTTCCATTTTTTGTTTTCCTGCTACAAACTTGGTTATTTTTTTGTTGTAGCTATCGTATATTGTTTCTGAAACTACAATTTCTTTTGTTTTTTCATTTTTATATGCTGTGTTAACTATGAAACCATATACATCTTTTTCTTTAGCTTTTTTAGATATGTATTTTAGTTTTGAATTTTTATCGTCTAATTTGATTTCTTTGAATCCAACTTTTTTCATTTGATTTTCAAAGTTTTTGATAGTTTTATCTTTGTCTTTTAAATTTTGTACAAATTTTATTTCTTCTTTGGACATTTGTTCTACAGTAGTATCTTTATTTTGTAGTTTCTTTTTTGATTTTCTAATAAACTATTTTTTTGTTCTACAGCTACTGTTAGTGAGTTAGAGAATCCTA
It includes:
- a CDS encoding protein rep, producing MNKYTEKKKRNQVFQNFIKRHIGENQMELVRECNTFLSFVTDKTLEKKKLYKANPCKNRFCPVCSWRKARKDALGLSLMMQYVKQHKQKEFIFLTLTTPNVKVNYLEDEIKNYNKSFKKMFERKKVRMISKGYVRKLEITYNKKDDTYNPHFHVLIAVNKSYFKDTKVYIKQKEWLDLWRDVTNMPEITQVYIQKIRQNDNKELYEMAKYSGKDSDYLVNQKVFDAFYKSLKGKQVLVYSGLFKEARKKLKNGELDYLREIDLTEYIYQIFYIWNKKEYLASELHDLSEQEKREINKRMISEIEEE
- a CDS encoding KGG domain-containing protein, yielding MAEKDKNNNAMSKSEAGKKGGEKTSQNHDKDFYEKIGEKGGEKTSQNHDKEFYEEIGKKGGKNNSKK
- a CDS encoding putative immunity/bacteriocin fusion bifunctional protein; the protein is MSKEEIKFVQNLKDKDKTIKNFENQMKKVGFKEIKLDDKNSKLKYISKKAKEKDVYGFIVNTAYKNEKTKEIVVSETIYDSYNKKITKFVAGKQKMEKNAKDKILVNKNYIEKKDSTTYGFTWNGKAFACSMGGLLACAHYCGIWLIVNPIAGGTCQAVCGTAFAAACSL